CGCAAAAAGCAGCGAGACTTTCCCACATTTCCCACAGGCCCTACTGGTTTTTTATTTTCTGATGTAAAGACAAAAACACCAGGCAGCGAAAGCACCTTAAGAAGGCCGAGTTTTTGTCTAGACAATGGGGTACACCTTACAAGTCTCCTTCGGTAAAGCTTAATTATTATCTCCCACGGAACGTCCAGAATTTGTGCTCCGCCATAAACCATTACTGCAACCGGCTGATGTTTTGAGAGGGTAAAAAGCTTATTGACGGTATTGAAGATCTTGTTCCCACGATGGGTCTCAATCGTGACGGCACTATCCGCGGCAAGCGCTATGGCTAACTTGTTTATTATCGCAATTTCGGCTGTCATGTCTATCGCTGTTGTACCCCATTTGCCTATTTTTCGCAAGCCTTAGCATAAAGCATGTCGACCCATGCACGGCGCTATGATCTTCAAAAGCCGCGGTTTCCCAGGGGACGTACTTGCGGTCGACGTTGCCCAGCCCTCTTCTGCGCGAACCTCATCCACAGTCAGGATATTGTTTTTCACCGTGATCTCCCAGGACCGCCATCTCGCTTCGGGGTCGCCTCGCAGGAATCCGCTCATGTCGATTTCAAGCCGGTGATTCCGCCTAGTCGCCGCGCTGAAGACATTCCGGCTGAATTCACTTTCAATCCTGCAGATCCAAGGTGCTAGCGTGTGCTGCGCAAACCAGCGTCCTACGGTCTCGGTATTAGTGAAGCAGTCTGCATCATCTTGGTATATAGATTCCTCTTGCACCGGGCTCTGCTCCAAGGAGGACATCAATGATCGCACGCTGCTTCTAGCAATCCAGGTCCCATACAAAGCACTTGACAGGGTCCAAGTGTATACTGTATTAATACAGTAGACAGGATAGCAGCCATGTTTCTCACGGTCAATGCCAGCGACGAGCGCCCCCTATATCAGCAGATCGTAGACGGCATTAAAGCCCTGATCGCCCGCGGCGACCTGCGGGAAGGGACGGCGCTGCCGTCCGTACGGCATGTGGCGAGCAGCCTGGGCGTCAACCTGAACACGATAGCGATCGCTTACCGGCAACTCCAGGAAGAAGGATTGGTCACGGTGCGGCACGGTGCTGGAGCGGTGGTTGCCTCGCGGCGCCTACGCGGCGGGAGGCCAGAGGAACTGCGGAAACCCTTGCGCACGGCGCTGACCCAGATGATCCTTGCGGGCCTCAAATACCGGGAGATTGTCGCCGCAGTGCGGGAAGAACTGGAATCGCTGCAGCAAAGAGGAGATTTGCGATGAGTCCCGAAATGATGCACATCATGCTGATCGTATCGCAGGTCCTGATTGTGGTTTCGGCGGGAGCGGCAATTCGCAGGAACTGGAACCGACCCCTGGACCACGGCCCCCAATACTACCTGGGGATCGAGGTTCCTCCCCATTTCTACGAGGCGGAGGGGCGACAATGGTTGCGACGCTACCGCGCGGCGCTCGCGGCTACGGCGGCGCCGTGCGTGATCGGACTGGCAATCGCAATCGTTAACCAAGGCCTCTTCTTGACCGTCATTTGGCTTCAGGCGGTGCCATACGTCGTGTTCCTCGTGGGTTTTCCAATTTGGGTGCGACGGGCGCTGAAGATTACTCCGCGGCAGATGTCCGGCCTCGCGCTGGCGTTCGAGAACCGCCCTTTGGGCGAGCACATCTCGTGGGCCGCGGAGGCGGTGCTGGCAGTAGTTCTGGCAATACTGTGGGCAATAATGTTGTGGCGCACGCCGCAGGACTGGCGTCTGGCGCTGATCCTGAGCTGGCTCGCGATTGGAATTCTTCCCACCAAGGTCATCCTGCTGCGAGGCGTGATTCCGTTCCCGCCGGAGCGCGTCGAAGAGTACCACCGGTGGTATGAAGCCAGCCGGAACTTTCTGCTTCAAACTGCGGAAAGGTGGCGCTGGCTATTCGTGGGCACGTTCGCGATGATCGTGGCAGTGCACGTCTGGCGCCCCCTGCTGGCGCCAGCGTGGTCACGCCCGACATTGTTTTTTGCCTTTCTGGCCATCTATTACTGGCAGCTCAGACGGATGGGGCGCGCGGCGAAGCGGGTTGTGGGAATAGGCCGCGATCTCCGGCCCGCTGGATCGTGGGGCGGGCCGTTCGGTCCGGCGAAGCCGTCGTTCCCCGGGGGAAGGATCTGGTTCCTCTCCTATCTCGGCGGGTTGGCGCTGCTGCTCGTGTGGATGGCGATGTTTACGTGATGCCTCAGGGGCTCAACGAAGGTGATCCCCGGCGCCCCTTGGTGCAGGCCGTGAACGCAACTCCTGGCGATCCTCGCATTAGTCTGTCAATCAACGGCATTACGCACGTGGATTCCAAGAGGCATTTGGACGCGGTGCTTACCATCATTTTTGCCATAGTCATCTGGCGTCAAGCGCCCGATGGCCGTGTACTGTACCGTCTCCGGCACCGCCGGCGCGACGGAACGATACATGTGGCGTTCGAAAATCTCGAACCTGCATCAGGTTGTAAATGCCGCGCCGATCATGGCGCGTCTACTCGATATCGTGCACTTCTACCTCGTGAAGCAGGGGGAGGCAGAAGCTGGCGAGAACTGGGTGCCCCTGGCAACCATATTCGACGGCGATTCCGTAAGAGGGCCTGGAGTCCGCCATTATTCTCGAGCTTGTATCAAGCTTGAGCTGAAACAGTCCCTGTTGCCGGCGAGGATGAGGATTCGGCTGGAACGATTTCCGGCGCGGCATTTTCAATCGCCAACCGGTCCTGACTCGTCACCTGGTTCCATACCTGGAAGCTGGCTTCTATCGATTGCAGCGAATCAAGTTTGGACAATGTGTCTGCCCGATTTCCCGCTTGCACGAGATGACCTCGCAAGATATCCCGGGCGATTTTCAGGAATTGCCTCAGTGCCTTTACAATATCGCGCATTTCCTCAGGATTGAAATTACCTGCTGCAGAGGCGGCGACCTGATTGGAGCCGGCAACCGACTGAGTGTCCGTCTCGCGCTTCACCGTGCGCGAACCGCCGACGTCCATTCTGCTATAAGTGCTGGCGGACAAGGAGAGGGCAGAGTCGGCAGACAGGGTAAAACGGTCTCCCTCGAGCGTTGTGATCGTAATATCCCAATCCATTTTCCGGGTTAGTGTCGCCTGGGACTCTCGCACCAGGTTCGAAGCCGAACTCTGTCCGGGAGCATCCTTGAGGCTTAATTGCTGAAAGGGCAACGATAAAATTGCAGTCATCACGGGCTCCTTCCATGGAGTCAAATGCTTCTCGCTTCTTACCCCTACTCATCGGCGGTCGATCCAAAACCATGAGTCACTTACGGCTTCCATTGAAGCATCCGGTCAGCTGAACCGAGGCGTGCCCGAGTTGGCTAGGTTCCATGAGCATTATTTCATTCGGCAGAGAATGCGGGCCGCGCCCGCCGGGCGCGGCCAACGTGTCTGATCCCAATGCTTGCCGGATCGATGTTTTTGCTTGCTCATCAATGGGTGGCGGGATAG
This genomic interval from Terriglobia bacterium contains the following:
- a CDS encoding phage portal protein; the encoded protein is MQEESIYQDDADCFTNTETVGRWFAQHTLAPWICRIESEFSRNVFSAATRRNHRLEIDMSGFLRGDPEARWRSWEITVKNNILTVDEVRAEEGWATSTASTSPGKPRLLKIIAPCMGRHALC
- a CDS encoding GntR family transcriptional regulator, whose amino-acid sequence is MFLTVNASDERPLYQQIVDGIKALIARGDLREGTALPSVRHVASSLGVNLNTIAIAYRQLQEEGLVTVRHGAGAVVASRRLRGGRPEELRKPLRTALTQMILAGLKYREIVAAVREELESLQQRGDLR